TAACCAAGACATCTTATTTAGTCATAGATGAATGCTTCCCAACTATGTAATAACCCTTGGTGATTGGCAAAGAAAGTACTACTGCCACTGCACAACTGGAAACAACTTATGTTCCTAAAGAATTTTGAGAATTGAAATCCCACATACCACCGTTGTCACTTCGGCCTTCCACTCGGGGACTGCTCCGTGGCGGTGGCCGCGCCCGCTCCCTATCCCTCTGTAGCCTGGTGAGCATCCCCTCGAGGCCTGCTTTGAACCTGACCTCCTCCCTGTAACCACCGTGGAGCGCACCACAACCATGATTAACCAACGAAGGCCGCAGGGAACAAATGGAGCAACGGGCTTCAGCAGGCACCCACCTCGTCTCCTCCGTCTCCGGCTCCCACCCGGACGGtgacgcctcctcctcctcctccctgcaaCGCACGTACCGAAATTCAGCAAGACGTCGCACGATAAGGGGACAGCGGAGCAATCAACATTCAATGGACGGCCACAGCACAGAGCAACTCGATTACCCACCTCCCGGCGTCACCCCCCGCGCCCGGTGCTAGGTTACGGTCATAGACGCCCACCTCCGGTGGGTAGTGGGGGTGGCCCCCACCTGATGATACCGACGTCGTCGTCGAGGGGCCGTCCGCGCCGGATGACCAGCCGAGGGAGAGCCACCCCCCGCTGGacgccacggcggcggcgaggtcagCGCGCCCGGCCGCGACGAGCTCCTCGCGGGTGGGGAACGCCCTGGGCTTGGCGGAGCAGCGCATGAAGTCGTAGACCgccgcctccagctcctcctgtCCGCGGGCGCCGCGCGGGCCCGGCGCGGGGGCATTGGCTGGGCGCTGCTGCGGCCGCGGCTGTTGGGGAGACGGCGGCGTCGGCGTAGGTGCCCGAGTCGGGGCGTCGCGGCGCCGGCGGTAGGGCCGGCGCGGCGAGGGCCTGGAGGACGCGGACGCAGCGAGCGGGGCGGagaggaagcggcggcggcggtgtcgagaaggcggcggtggaggaagcGGGGTTAGTTGTAGGGCTGGGATTGGGAGGAGGGAGGCGGAGAGGAAGAAGGGCATCGCGGTCGCATTTCTCTCCGCGCTCCCGCTCGGCGAGGGCTCGGCGAATTGAAGAGCAGCAGAGGCGACGAGACGAGGGGAAGATGAGGAGACCAGGCGACCGGTGTGGCAAACCAACCTCCGCCTCACCCTCTCGCCCCAACCAGCCCAGCCGCCGAGCCCTCAGGTGCGCCGCGCCTGCGTTGGCTACAGCCCACCACCATCAAAGCGAGGACAAGTCGAGTGGCTCGGTTGCTCACACGCCACGCTACCGTTTCCTTTCCTCGTGCGGCCCGTGTGCGAGTTTTTTCACAGCGGGAGAATTTTTCCGGCGCGGTTTGAATTTCTCATGCCCAGGTATTAAAATTTCAGCGAAATTTTGTGAATCCCGCAAAGAAGAATCCGATTTATTCATTGTTTTCCTTACTTTAATTTTGGaggaaaataaaatatctaatttcgaAATTTTCTTTTCCTGACATGTAGGACCCACATCATGGAGTACGAAAAATGATCGAAATTTTGGACTTTTCTCTGGTAAacgaaaaaattataaaatgaaattgaaatcctTGCTCATGGTCGCTCTGTCGCTCGCTAGGCACCGACGGGGCGTCTTGGATTCGATAGGCAAGTCAAGTCAGGGATCTTTTTGGACGACTAGAGCCACTCAGCGAAGTGAGACCATCAGAGATGCGGTGGGCTTTTGGTGGACCCGTGGCACCGACCACAACCGCGATGGCAAGACGTCGCATGTCACTCGCTGTTGACACCTAAGGCATAACCATGTGACACCCTTTTCTGTTCCCTTTTGCCTCCGAACATCCACTTGTCGAGTCGAGTTGACACCATGAAGCTGTGTGGCACTTCGACCCTTTGGGTGATGGTTGGTTGCATGCCCGAGTCACGGTTGACAAATGCATGAGAGCCTCAAAATTTGAACCCCAACACATTTGTCAAATGCTGCAAATATCGGCCAAAATTTGAAGAATTGTGTGAGAATGCGGccaaaattcataatttttttgaatttgaattcaaattcgaccTATATGTGTCGGTTTCGGAACATGACCAAGCTCAAATCAATGCATATCAACATATATTCGCGCATTTTGTTCGCATTTGCGTACCTGGTCCGAGTAGAATCAAGTGTGATACGGAGAGCTAGCGATGGtgttttcttcttgttgtcatgATTATATGTGTTCTCGTCACGAGTGAAGGTAGAAATGgagtgaggggggggggggggttaacaCTGTTTTGCATAGTTTTATTTGATGACGTCGGCTAGGTTCTTTGAGTTTCGACGAAATCCTTGGAGACATGACACTATCGAAATTAAGAATTTGCAAATGAAACTATGCATATGGTGCTTTGTCGTCACTTTCTTCTACCATGAGTGTCGAATGATGATGATATGCACCACCTCGGTACTGTGCTACGTGCTAAACTACTAAAGAACTAGAACCTAACAGTTTTTTTTCtaggatattttttttttgggtttgggggggggggggggatgtctGTCTATGTGGTAGCCAGGTGTGTCAGTGTGTGTCACGTCGGTCCAAATAGAAGGGCCATTTACACAGGTGCGAAAGAAAAAGAGATCACGGGCTCGGCTCCGTCCAACCAACCATGTAGACGCACCGATGTGCGGACAACGGAGCAGGACCTGCGTATCTTGGTGCAAGCCATGGCTGATACCCAATTGGCGGCGTACGACTGGTGAAAGTGACGACGCACTTCAAACCGACGAAACAACGGCGCTACCGGCTCAGATGGACTCAACAAAACTGCGTTCCTATTGGAGAGCTACGAACTGTTACTCTTGTAGGCTTATGATACGAGGCTGATAGGCAAATCCAAATCCCTTTCCAAATGGCgctgcctttttttttcatagGGTCTGATAGTAACTGGTACGAGCGACACAGCTTCGGCCTGCATGCCCGTGACCAAATGACTTTTGTGGTGTGAGATGCTGGTAGCTAGAGGTGGCCAAATGAGCCTATCAGACTGGCCAGAACGAGCCAAGCCTAAGGCCCATCTAGGCCCAGCTCGGCTACACTTTAACAGGTCATGCCATGTCGATGATATGGCCCATAGCACAACCCATCAGTCATCATGCCGAGCCTGACACTGTTGCGACAGGATTAGCCTACAAGGCAAGATGGCATGGTAACATAATGGTAAGGCCAGAGGCAGGGCAGCCAAGCGGCGATCGAGTAGGTCATATCCGTACCGGCCCATCTAAACCAGCCCGTGCTAGCCAACCTAGACATAGCCCAGCTAGCTATGCCAACCCAGCCCATCTACCCTCGTGCCTCGGGTTGGCTCAATAGTCACAGCCCAATTGACCATATTGGCCATCTTTACTGGTAGCCGATGCGTGGGCGTAGCTGCTAAAAGGTGACAAGCCAACACAAACTGTCGAGTGACTCTAGCCCAGGGAAACCTGGACCACCGTCTGATCGAACCATGATCTCAGGTCTCACCTGAATCACGAACCACCAGAATTGTAAAACTGATATTATAAAACATTAGCTCTTAGCAAACCATCCAACGACATAAGAATTAAACATGTAACCATCGGACCTATTTCTCCAAAATAGCGAAGGCAAATGAGTGCCCGGTAGGATTATTGAAACATTTCATAATACAAAGACATCAAACGGAGGAAGCACAGAACTTCTGCTTCCATGCAGAACTGAAACTGAAAACAGGGTGGTTCAGTGATAACGCATTGAAACACACAGTCAGTTTGAAGGAATGAGATTCTTATTGCTAGCACAAGTAGATATGACGTTGCTGCACCTCGTCATGAAGGATACCTGCAGGGAAATGAAGAAACAATAAATCAAACCATATGAAGCCTCAGGAAAAAGAAACATGAAGAACACAACTGGGTCTTTAAGTAAAAGCATATGGCTCACATGTTCATGCTGACTTACAAGTcagtttaaattatacaaagCAGTATCCTGTTTCTCAAGCATGATAAAGACATACCATGAACACCTGAACAGTACTTTCCATGAATACAAATGGCAATAATTCGAATAGCTGAGTTGGTGGGCATGAGCAGATCactatttttctttccctttgctCTACAGGAATTAAAATAGTTGAGTGCACGGGTGTGACCTTACATACTACAGCATATAGCAATCACACTTGAACTAAGGCTACAGGCAAAACAACCCATATTATGCTCAACTTTCCCATCCAGCATGGATATAGCTTTAGTCTACTTTAGGTCCAAATCAAATATCAGAGGAAAGGAATAATGCACGAGAGATAAGCACATAATTAACCCAAGGAATATATTGGTGCACTTGAGTGAACAAAGTATAATTGCTTGAGTACCGGACAACCTAAAACTCCCCTACAGTCctgttcttgttttctttttctttctctgttTTATATTCTCTTGTATTGTAGACCCCTAGCTAGGAACTTCGGCAGAACTTATATCATGACAATTTTTGCCTGAATTATCGTTATCAAATACAGAATGCCAACTGATTATGGGAACATGGCTGGTTCCAGCGTTTAGTTTGTTTGGAGATGTCACATCTGACAACATTGAGTGTACAGATAACACACTTAAAAAAGGTTGAAATGTTCAAAGTTTAAGCCTTACATCAGTGCAATTAAAACAAAACTGAAGAGTCATTGCTCAAAACTTCCAACGTTGATCACAAATTCAACAAAGCTTTACAGATCACAAAGAAATTAAAACTTAGAAGCTTGACAAAATATCTTCAAAAGCACAAATGTGATTTTCTTAACATTATcccaaaagaaaaacttaacATACTTATTTTTCATGCAATTAGATGTTCAACAGAAACTTAAAATTGTATAATGGTATGTAAACCAAATGGCCATTTAATAAGTTTTCAATGGAACACACAAGTTCAAAGCAAGCATTTCTCTGCCAGTAACAGTTCTAAACTCTACAACATGATTAGTCAGTCGTGTCCTACTACTATAACCAAACTGAAATTTGGTTCACTAAGAAGACATAAATCTGAGAAACAAACTAGTAAGGTACAAATGCTCCATTTGATCAGTCAGGAAACTGATTTTctaaacaacaacaacaaagcattttagtcccaaacaagttagggtagactagagatgaaacccaacaagaCCCAACAAAGAAggatgaaaaaagaaaataaaaaggtatTAGTAATAGTAAGTATAGTAATAGTAATAAAGGTAAAATGGTTTTGGCGCATGGATTGCTAGCTTCCACACACTCCTATCCATGGATAGTTCTAAACAACCTTAAGCTTAATAAATGTGCCAAACTAGAATAGCGCATATAAAGGAACACAGTTTGAATGTTCACCAGGAAATCTAAATTCTAAACAACGCATATAAGCCTAGCTTTTTATCTCAGAACTTACTTGCAAAAGCCCAAATTAAAGCAGAACACCCTTTTCACCATTCCCAAAACATAAAAAGGTTCAGTGTAGCAGATTGCAGAGGAGACACAAAGCCTAACGAGCACAACATCAAACTGAACTTCCCTATATGCCATCGTTCAACAGGCCAAAATTTCTACTAGTACCTCCCCCAAAGAGACAGGTAGGAGATAATGAGGAAGTAATCAATTCACTATAATCTCACAAATTCAATAAGTCATAAATTGCTTGCTCTTTACAGCAACCATACTGCAAGATAGCTAACTTTACGGAAGTCGAAATCAGTAGCTAAATCGGGGTTTGCCCCAACTCCTCCGGCTTAATCAATATCTGCAGAGCTCTTGACCAATGGGAAGCTAGCCAAACCCTAGCTAGAGCAAGGGAATCAATCAAGCAAGCAAACCAGCAGATAATTCGTTCGACGGGGACTCCCAGCAAATCAATCAGTCAATCAACAACTGGACATCTATTTTCGCTAAACATCAAACTCCACCTGCAGGAGTCCAACCAGCAATCGACACCAACCAAGCCCGCCCAACAGCGAGCGGTTCGACCAAATCGACGAATTCCTACGACGGAGTGGCATCAACTCAACAGCAGCGAGATCTGCCAGAGTTAGGCGCTTACCGGCGCGAGGGTCGGGGGGCTCAGCCTAGGACGGCGGCGGGGTTGAGTGGCGGGTGATGAGGTCATCGTAGGGGTCCCGGCGCCCGGCGGACTGGCTGATCTGGGGGTCCCAGGCGAGCTGGGAGTTGAAGCGGTCGAAGGTCCAGAAGCCGTAGGGGCGGAGGGGGAGGCTCCATGCCGCCTTGGTGCGCTCGCACCGCTCCTTCATCCGGTAGACGTGCTCCCTCTGCGCCTGGTCGCGCTGGTCCGGGTCCTCCATCATACGGAGGATCAGGTTCTCCGCGAACTCCATGATGAACCCCATCGCCGTCGCCTCTCCTCTCCGTCGTCGGTCTCGCTCACTCTTGCTGGGGTCGGGTGTGGTTGGGGTGCGGCTGCGGATGGCCGGTGGGGAGGGTGATGATGTCAGGCCCGGCCCAACACGACCTGATTGTGTGTGGACCAGGCCGGGTAGCTACTACATTTCGGGTTTCCACCGCCTACGCGACTTATGATAGGCTGTAGCTCGGTAAATTTGGGTGTGTTTTTTTATCTTAATGACCAAGTATCTGAAcgttacaataaaaatattaaaaacgGTAATATTAaaatacaaatttaatatatagaTACACCATAGAAGTACCATCGAACGAATATATCAGGAGCAATACCATAATTTTATTTCAGATAGGATTAAAAAAGAAGATTATCCACTAATTTTTCTTatagtttattatttttttattattaaaactAGTTCTATATCTATAGCCTATAACAAGATAAAAAAACTAGAAGACGAAAATGGATGAAAAAAGTAAATAATGTgacaaagaagaataaaaaaagatatgacAAAGAAACTAACTCGTGATTTATACAGTAGAGATTTAATTAAGAGCACGTGATTTCTTCTTAGTGTAAAAATAGTACTAGCATTTCagctaaaaaaattactacTCCAGCATTTGGGTACAAACCATACAGTGAAGCAGAGTAGGTCCATGCATATTACTGCTATTTGTTGGACCGAAATATGGACAAGATCAGTCTAGGATTACTCAACTACATTTGTCACCACCTTCTATTTCGCTCAAGCTTCACCATTGTTTTCAATGTGCACCTCACCTCTTCATAACTCTATAGTCTACACTTCGACCAACTCCATTTGGCAAGTCGGCAACAATTGCACAAAGGACAGAGCTCGGAACTGACAACCATCAGGAGAGGGATCGCATGCACCCACACCCACAAATCGAGCACAGCCTATCATTCTGCAAAATCAAGTTCTGCCTTCATTATTTGCTCTCCCCGCCGTCCTGTGCATTTTCGATTGCCCTCGATGAACTGCTGCGGGTGAGTTGAGATGCCGCAGCGGTGGTATTCTGGGCATCAATGGCGGTCTGCGAGGTGCTTGCATTGCCCGCTTCTTGTTGTGGGGGAGCACAAGCTGCAGCTGGAGCAGATGGATTTGCATCATGCGCTGCTTCAGTGGATTCAAGGTGGGCACTCTTTTCTTTAGCTACAACTGcgaacaaacacacacacacatcaagGTAAATCGAAAGGGTCATTGATACGTTAAGCACGATCAGATGTCAGGGATCGTGTGAAGAAACCTTGAGAAGCAACATTACTGTGTGGCATTGGCTGCACAACTTGGGATGACGCAGTCACTGTTGGGGTTCCTCTTTTATTTCTTGCCTGCGCCCAGAAAAAAGAAATGTCACGATAAGGATGAAGACGAAGTTACATGGAGACCATCAGGAGAAACGCAGAACATACCTTCATATCGTCACAGTACTTTACAACAGAGGATATATTGGAGTAACGACCATGAACCAAGGTATATACCCACAGAAGGAGCTTTCTTGGGATGCTTAGGTCGAGGGTATCAACAACAGCAGGGCCTTGTGGCAGCTCTCCAATAGGCGCTTGTGATGGAGTTACTGTATACAGATTAATACCTGAGGGAAATGTTCCACAAGAGCTCTCTCGATAAAAGTTGTAAGTGCTCTTCATAACAGTAACAGCAGAATCCAAGTTATCTTCAGATATTTGCTTGATTGGAATGTTTTT
The nucleotide sequence above comes from Phragmites australis chromosome 4, lpPhrAust1.1, whole genome shotgun sequence. Encoded proteins:
- the LOC133915698 gene encoding uncharacterized protein LOC133915698 → MGFIMEFAENLILRMMEDPDQRDQAQREHVYRMKERCERTKAAWSLPLRPYGFWTFDRFNSQLAWDPQISQSAGRRDPYDDLITRHSTPPPS